The sequence AGAAGATAGGAAAGATCAGAAGAGCTCATTTTAGATGCTATACCGTTTAGCCTACAAAAGAATGACAGCAATCGAAAACGAAGCATGGGGTTCCTTGCAGCATAAGTTCTATATATTACAAAGTCTGATCTGCGCACAAATTAATTTGAGGTGCAAAACAGAGCAACCCACTTGAGATGAATTACAAAATGCAGTTTTGAACCAGTGCTTGTTACAAATAAAGTTCCCCCTTTAAACAATGATCACAGAGGAATATCAAGACCTTTTCCAATTTCCACTCCAATCAACTGTAATATTCCTTTGTTCAATATCTGAAAATCATGAAACCAATATAAAACAGGTCAGCCAAAAAAACCTCAAACttcctcaattttcaaaaaccAGACcataaaaacaagaagaagaataagaatTTTACCAATTCTACAATGAAAGTTCCAATAAGTCCAATCATGCAAGCTCTAGAGTTCCATATTTCTGCAGTCCTGGTGAACCCAAGGAAGGGGGCCTCAAATTTTGGCTCTACTTTTGGCACCACCACCTGAAATTTTAGATgcatattttatgttttcaaaacacaaaattatatttctctcAAAAGGGTAAAATATGCATACAAATACAAtataattgaagaaataagTAAACTTTTATGACAGAATAACGGAGAGACAGGAggaacaaattaaaaacaaaccccAGCAGGAAGCTTGGCAGCTTGAACTCTGAAGGCAGCACTTCTTTTGGAGGCTGTGCCAGGCAGAGCCCCATTCCGTAAAAGGCAGAGTTGCTGGTTTTGAGAATTTGCTGTTAAAACTCTGGTGGGAAGGAGAGAAGACGATATTATGGTAGATGAAGTTGCCatggtttcttcttttttctggttttttgggttttgttctATGCTATGCTATGTCTTCTTTACCTTCCTTATCCACACTCAACACACATAACACTTGGCAAAGAACTTTCCACGTCATATGCTGTATATTGTGGTGGGACCCTCTTTCTTATGGTTGGAGATTATGGATATCGTTTACCTTGTGTCTTGTGGGGTGAACTTTAATTCTTATGTGTCACATTTCATGAACTAGAAGTTCTTTAAGAtattaagtttttcttttttataccAACGATATTGAAAGAACGTTGAATCTAATTTTGACATTGGGTGGAGAAATAAATGTTCTTAACTACTTAAATTATAAGTCACTTATTTaagataataattaaaattttatattctcaacaacaaacatgagaaaagaaaaaaatacaccAGAAATGTATAGTAACATTTACCATTAACGTTTATAATTTCATGATCCCAATTCCCCAGTCTCATCAAAATAAATTGGCAAGCTTGAGTTTGGTATCAGTCCAGCAATAGCATATATAAGAAAAGGCAACCACAATTAATGTGTAGACGTGTGGAACTAATATGCATGCAGGAGAGAAATTCTGTGTCAGGATTTTCTTGACAATCTTAATGTTTTTGAACAGTTGAgagaaatttattaaataaaaaaacatgttttactgatcatcttcttctctctttctcttgttGATCCTCCTCCCTGGTTCCGCATTGATCATGTTTCGGCCTCTCAtattaaagagagagaaatcaacATGGTTATCATAAGAGTTAATACGCTCCTTCAACAACACTGTTGTGGGACTTGAAGGGCAGAAATGGAAAATCTCGTGACCCATTAAGTTGTCCAAGCCATCAACCGATTGCTCTTCCATGATCTTATGGCATTTCACCAACTCAGCCTACATTATAAGTTCATCACAAACCAATCAATAAAACAGTAAAATATCACATATTAATTAcgaaaaacagaagaagaaaaaaaaacaaaaaagggatTTTGATGCTTAACCTTTCGATCATGATCCAAGAGACTTGTAAGACAAGTGAGGCAGGCATCAGATGTTGCTGTTGAAGTTTGTAACTTGTCCAGACTGCACCTTAGGGCAGACATGGTAATCACACTTGGCCTAAAACCCAGCAGCTTCAAATCTGGACCGTTCATATACATTGgttggtttcattttttttctttctatatcAGTATAATTGATATAATTAGTATATATCTGTACCTGAAATAGCTCCAAGAAGCAACTTGTTGACTCGGGCAATGAACTCTTGATGAAGTTGAGGTTTCAAAGAGTCCATGATCCGTATCAACAATTCTAGGTAAGAATAAGATGTTGTAGAAGCAAGGCGCCATCCTAATGCCTTTAGCAGCATCATTTCCATTCTTTGGATTGTGCTTGGCTCAAATAAATGGTCAAGATCTTCCATCTTCAACATATATATAGGACAGCGCAGTCAACAATGATAGAAGATGATGGCATTTCCAAGAAGTTAAACAAATTACATCAACTGATAGTTACCTGAATTTCGAGCAGCGTCGGAGTGCAGGTATCGTTGAATTTGATGGCAATGGATAAACAGGCAACAGACAACAAGTCCACCATCCAATATTCCAATCCCTGAAAATACATAGATAATGCACATTTGCAGTCAACTTTttatccccaaaaaaaaaaaaactaaagaaattggaaaattggaaaagttAAAGAAAATGATGCATCGTGTTATATTTCTTACATTACAATGGTTCATAGATATGAATCGATCAAGGTAATTTGCAGCATAGAAAACAGTTCCAAGGGAGAGGTTCAACCGACTTCTACACTGGAAACacaaataaacatataaacaaactaatatacatacatacatatatatatatatagagagagagagagagagggagattaTTTCCATGATTCTTCAAGAAGAAATAACTCTGAACATAAGATATATGATAGTTCTTGCTTTGCTAAGAAAAGGGTAGTCTCCGACAGTtcaactttatatatatactgacCTTGATAAACCAGTGAATGCTTTTAAACCTAGCAATGATCAAACTATTTGAACACAATTTCTCTGCATAGTTAGGTCCAGGCATGTAACTCATCTCCTTCCCCAAGCATATGGCAAGAGCCTGCTTAAAGTCTTCCTTAGTTGTGTACATTGATGATCCACAGTAACTGTTTGATCCACAATGATCCATTTGACTCATAGGATCATTCACAGCAGGACTTGAAGGCCACACCTCATCACAAAGCAAGCTTTCCATATATACCACCAAGTTCTGAAAAACTAGAAGCTACCCCAGTCTAGAAATTGTACAATTGTTTCAAACTTTGCTACTTGTACCATCAAATTGTGAATTCAATAATAAGGGGAGGTATCTTTTGTGTACTTTGAGTGATGAGGAAGAGAAAACGAAAGCAAACATGGTTGGAGGTTGAAATGAGGGAAGTTATATAAGAGCTGGTGGGtggttagagagagagagagagaaataaaaagaggGCCACGTCCCTCATGAAATGGGGTAAATGCAGTGCGAGTGGGTATAGATTTTGgctgtatttttttattattattatttttcagatatatatattttttttactgtagTTACGAATTGCGTGAGCTCATGCACGAGGATGTCTCTGTGGGCTGCATTGAGGAATAAatgtcctcatcatcatcGCATCAATGTAGTAAAAGGAGGTAAAATGCTAAGGTTGTGTTATGTGGGGTTTTGGTTGGCACTGGAACTTGAGAATGATAGACTCTGAAAGTGGGCCCTGCTTTTGGCTGATAAAGCTGTACAAGTTGAGTGTTGTGGGTCCCACGACCGTGATCGTCTTCAACGTCTGATCATGAGGGCTTGGTGATTGCCCAATTTTCATCAGTTCTTTTGGGACAAATTGTTCTAGTTTGTGTTGAATCTCCACCAAGAAAAACTGTCATTGAATGGTTTGGATGAAAACTGTCCTTGAAGTTTGGACAGCTGGATTGGGGACCACAACTTCTATTCATGGGTTTGGTTGGTATTTACCCAATTGGGCCTTTGTTGAAATTATGAAACTACATGTATATGTAATTGAAAATCTAGGGAAAAAGTTAGCATACAAGAATCATATAGAACCAAAGTTTGGATCTTTTTGCTTGtgatcataaaaataaattcaactTCTGAATTGAAAGTTTGGCTAAACATGCGTTGATTTCATATCACCCCCAAGTCAATAAGAAACGGTAATTACCAGATAAAAGTAGCTAAGGGATATTCTACAATGCTTGTACAACAAATTTCCCAAGTTGTCCAATTTCTGGTAGGATACATAGGTATATTCAACTCTATCGCAGCTCGTATGATGAAAAGCTGAAACCTTGTCTTCCCTCGTTAGTGGATTTCAGCTCAAGCTTCTGAAATGGGCTGCAGGTTGGTTCAAGTAAtcttttatcaaacactttgtTGCAATGTaagtgaaaaaattaaaacacaagACAATGCATGGTAAGGATAGTAAGTATACAATGGAAAAAATAAGGGAAACAGCGAGTATACCTGCTGTTAGGATCGTAATAGAAACCATTGATGGAGCCATCACTACAAGAGAAACAGACATAGTAAAAGCCAGCTATAGTCAGCCCACAGTCTGTGCTAACATTCACAAAGTATTGCTCTTTCCATCTCTGCACCAGGAAGTCAAAGACCTTATCAACGTTTCATTTGACATTTAAGAAGTGATTTTACCAATGAATAATAAAGCAATTACGTCAGTTACCATGAATATGTATTGATAGTTACTCAGATCTAATGATTTTCCGCCATCAACTTCCACATGGCTCTGTAGAGCcgaaaaagaaggaaacttGGTCCAGTGCCTTATATCATCCTCTGGTCTGTAAAGAGTCAAACACATTAGCATTAACTAATTAGGTTCCATGCTTAAATATAggtaaaaagaacaaaagaaacataCGTTGCTTCCCATTTTCCAGTGAAGAAAGTATAATTCTTGGTGTCAACGATCTCTCCTTCCCAAAAGGTAACTACCTAAcataaatttaagaaaaacaaagtaaaTACTCAGTGAAGGTtaccaaaatatcaaaataaggGGGGTGTCAGCTGTCTGCAATGAAATACGATCAATATGCAAGGGTAGTCTTTTTGCATCCTAATCATGCTATTAAACCCCTAATTCATATATCCTATGAGACACACGATAATCCGTGAATATCACACTGATATTGACTATGGACTACAGATTATCACAGCAGTATGAAAATCGAAATGTGATATGAAAATGCTTAAAATAAATGTCTTTCCAGACCACTATGTCAATAAATGTTGTAAAGAACAGTTCCGAAAAGACTCAGTTGTTCCTTCActcttttatttgttaataCATTTAAGAGAAATTCTTAACCTTAATGCCAATCCTCACATGGTGACAGAAGACCAACCGAAGAAAAGCAGAAACTTCTTACCGGTGTGTCTGCCATGGGAACATTAAGGGCTTCCATGGTTCCACATAGATAACCATGTTCAAGGTCACAGCCCTGTATACGAACATTTACTCTCCAAGCTTCGTCCTTTTGCAGACTAGACACATTCTGAGTGCCGGAGAAGGCCTGCCACAGAATTATAACCTTAATGCTAGAATGCCATACTACCAGTGGTACACATTTATACTTCCAAATGTC comes from Prunus dulcis chromosome 6, ALMONDv2, whole genome shotgun sequence and encodes:
- the LOC117631992 gene encoding light-harvesting complex-like protein OHP1, chloroplastic — its product is MATSSTIISSSLLPTRVLTANSQNQQLCLLRNGALPGTASKRSAAFRVQAAKLPAGVVVPKVEPKFEAPFLGFTRTAEIWNSRACMIGLIGTFIVELILNKGILQLIGVEIGKGLDIPL
- the LOC117630506 gene encoding putative cyclin-D7-1: MESLLCDEVWPSSPAVNDPMSQMDHCGSNSYCGSSMYTTKEDFKQALAICLGKEMSYMPGPNYAEKLCSNSLIIARFKSIHWFIKCRSRLNLSLGTVFYAANYLDRFISMNHCNGLEYWMVDLLSVACLSIAIKFNDTCTPTLLEIQMEDLDHLFEPSTIQRMEMMLLKALGWRLASTTSYSYLELLIRIMDSLKPQLHQEFIARVNKLLLGAISDLKLLGFRPSVITMSALRCSLDKLQTSTATSDACLTCLTS
- the LOC117631545 gene encoding glucose-induced degradation protein 4 homolog, which translates into the protein MPVRVAESSAPSQLSGSNCGQTSPSACSLLSVGQAFSGTQNVSSLQKDEAWRVNVRIQGCDLEHGYLCGTMEALNVPMADTPVVTFWEGEIVDTKNYTFFTGKWEATPEDDIRHWTKFPSFSALQSHVEVDGGKSLDLSNYQYIFMRWKEQYFVNVSTDCGLTIAGFYYVCFSCSDGSINGFYYDPNSSPFQKLELKSTNEGRQGFSFSSYELR